The Ananas comosus cultivar F153 linkage group 7, ASM154086v1, whole genome shotgun sequence genome has a window encoding:
- the LOC109713146 gene encoding zinc finger CCCH domain-containing protein 36-like isoform X1, with protein sequence MARCAESEPGSPAEDEEEKDEAEVEEEVEEEEEDDEEEEMELEEEEEVEEEEVEEEGEEDGEGDMPYSVDGDDTRTKVESGGRPEELKLNSSAHERSGANPASVSQLVDDNGGNITACDPLVEMQAARRNEVPIEALRDTKRYIDDAHDNYRSRIGSRGLNGSESGGNVFETHIENPKHDRIGEQNVPILHTNADLRSFENCSVSSLNSPRRRRRSSSPGTPLENSTKKPAVICDFFARGWCIKGNSCTFLHQKELVITDSQSPKDVGGPCKKDGVADHTDSAQAERSKLSTDSTEGAERSKLPTGSAKEEETPKLSASFEPRDSLNAETSSEIDHQRALVLAYGGENHTLPHLSGEHHLHASKTVEEGFIAQDDSQSNRTSTFPRNQLGRPQMIREEYQQPFGIKRTYLGYINHHASGWGKEPLSFSNQQGHYSIYDSRSSYSSSKLLNPTIDYSLNPLTGSPSSNRGSTPSSLEHINGGGKYDSWSASLPRSSSPFFSRSEVESSTHQKILREKRAEIQGNAWENSVPFRSSFCSLHLGKPAPQNQYDPFVDSLDPLKGGNISDNTGLSGNPTHGSNAQKATTVSGNPGHGFNAQKVSTDLSGNPNHGSNSQKATNALPPPHEELLDNKSSLELGGGHKSNPKDRKEKVSHVNEGANAKEANCDIKQVEKAKSDKESKALKVFRSALVDCVKELVKPFWREGRLSKDSHNTIVKKAVEKVLGAIQQVPTNTEAVNNYLSSSKPKLLKLVEGYVQKYGKS encoded by the exons ATACTAGGACAAAGGTAGAGTCTGGAGGTCGTCCTGAGGAGCTGAAGCTAAATTCGTCCGCTCATGAGAGATCTGGCGCCAATCCAGCATCCGTTAGCCAATTGGTGGACGATAATGGCGGTAACATTACCGCCTGTGATCCTTTAGTGGAGATGCAAGCAGCAAGAA gaAACGAAGTCCCTATTGAAGCTTTAAGAGATACAAAAAGGTACATCGATGATGCTCATGATAATTATAGGTCCCGTATAGGCTCGCGTGGTCTGAATGGTTCTGAGTCTGGGGGGAATGTGTTCGAAACTCACATTGAGAATCCAAAACACGATCGTATTGGGGAGCAAAACGTACCAATTCTGCATACAAATGCTGACTTGCGTTCTTTTGAAAATTGTAGTGTCTCAAG TCTTAACTCTCCACGAAGAAGGCGAAGGAGCTCTTCTCCTGGCACCCCACTTGAGAATTCAACAAAAAAGCCAGCAGTCATATGTGATTTCTTTGCTAGAGGCTGGTGTATAAAGGGGAATTCATGCACATTTCTTCACCAGAAAGAGCTGGTTATCACTGATAGCCAGTCACCGAAAGATGTAGGAGGGCCATGTAAGAAGGATGGCGTTGCTGATCATACAG ACTCTGCACAAGCAGAAAGATCAAAATTGTCCACTGATTCCACCGAAGGAGCAGAAAGATCGAAATTGCCCACAGGTTCTGCCAAAGAAGAAGAGACACCAAAATTGTCCGCATCTTTTGAGCCTCGAGACTCATTAAATGCTGAAACCTCATCAGAAATAGATCATCAAAGGGCCCTTGTCCTTGCATATGGTGGTGAAAACCATACGTTACCACATCTCAGTGGTGAGCACCATCTACATGCATCAAAGACTGTTGAAGAGGGATTTATCGCTCAAGATGATTCACAAAGCAATAGAACATCTACATTTCCAAGGAATCAGCTGGGTCGCCCTCAAATGATCCGAGAAGAATATCAACAGCCTTTTGGCATCAAAAGAACTTATCTTGGCTATATTAATCATCATGCTTCTGGCTGGGGGAAAGAGCCCCTCAGTTTTAGCAATCAGCAGGGCCATTATTCAATATATGACTCTCGTAGTTCTTATAGTTCTTCAAAGTTATTAAACCCAACTATTGATTACTCTCTTAACCCTCTAACGGGTTCCCCTTCATCAAATCGTGGATCTACACCGTCGAGTTTGGAACATATCAATGGCGGAGGAAAGTATGATTCTTGGTCTGCCTCACTTCCAAGAAGTTCTTCGCCGTTCTTCTCGAGATCTGAAGTGGAGAGCAGCACACATCAAAAGATTCTCAGGGAGAAGAGAGCAGAAATTCAGGGAAATGCTTGGGAGAATTCTGTGCCTTTCCGATCTTCTTTTTGTAGTCTACATCTTGGCAAACCAGCCCCTCAAAACCAATATGATCCATTTGTTGATAGCCTTGATCCACTCAAAGGAGGAAATATAAGTGATAATACTGGTTTGAGTGGAAACCCTACTCATGGATCAAATGCCCAGAAAGCTACTACTGTAAGTGGAAACCCTGGTCATGGATTCAATGCCCAGAAAGTTAGTACTGATTTAAGTGGAAACCCTAATCATGGTTCTAATTCCCAGAAAGCAACAAATGCTCTTCCGCCGCCCCATGAAGAGCTCCTAGATAACAAGAGTTCATTGGAGCTGGGAGGAGGACATAAATCTAACCCTAAAGATCGTAAGGAAAAGGTTTCTCATGTAAATGAAGGTGCAAATGCCAAAGAGGCGAATTGTGACATTAAACAAGTTGAGAAGGCTAAAAGTGACAAAGAATCAAAGGCTTTGAAAGTATTCCGCTCTGCCTTGGTGGATTGTGTTAAGGAATTGGTAAAACCCTTCTGGCGGGAGGGCCGCTTAAGTAAAGATTCTCATAACACGATAGTTAAGAAAGCAGTGGAGAAGGTCCTCGGTGCAATACAACAAGTCCCAACTAATACAGAGGCCGTCAACAACTATCTATCGTCGTCAAAGCCGAAGCTTTTGAAGCTTGTGGAG GGTTATGTGCAAAAGTACGGTAAATCTTGA